One genomic window of Haloarchaeobius salinus includes the following:
- a CDS encoding thioredoxin family protein has translation MSTRSDAKPVRLADGDELDELLAEEPLVLLELYTNGCGKCQAMEPVIGTVARVTDATVAMVNPGDDMTLLDRFEVRSTPTFVLIADGEQVATLADGFVETDRMVAFVESGGESET, from the coding sequence ATGAGCACACGAAGCGACGCCAAGCCCGTCCGACTCGCGGACGGGGACGAACTCGACGAGCTCCTCGCCGAGGAGCCACTCGTCCTCCTCGAGCTGTACACGAACGGCTGTGGCAAGTGCCAGGCGATGGAGCCGGTCATCGGCACGGTCGCCCGGGTCACCGACGCGACCGTCGCGATGGTCAACCCCGGCGACGACATGACGCTGCTCGACCGGTTCGAGGTCCGGAGCACGCCGACGTTCGTCCTCATCGCCGACGGCGAGCAGGTCGCGACGCTGGCCGACGGCTTCGTCGAGACCGACCGGATGGTCGCGTTCGTCGAGTCGGGCGGGGAGAGCGAGACGTGA
- a CDS encoding lactate utilization protein, translating to MSEKAEYLTTVSADESYDQLPDEETVQATVESLEARGFDVVVVDTAEEARDELVDAIPAGASVMNGHSTTLEEIGFVDHLNGDGHDWENLAGQVWEIDDDAERHQFRREAQAADYFLGSVNAIAETGELVAADASGSRVGAYPFAAGNLLLVSGVNKIVDDLDAALDRVEEFVFPLEDARAQDAYGAGSVVAKQLIYRQENEAGRTTVVLVRDDLGY from the coding sequence ATGTCAGAAAAAGCGGAGTATCTCACGACGGTATCTGCGGACGAATCGTACGACCAGCTCCCCGACGAGGAGACGGTGCAGGCGACGGTCGAGAGCCTCGAGGCCCGCGGCTTCGACGTCGTCGTCGTCGACACCGCCGAGGAGGCGCGCGACGAACTCGTCGACGCCATCCCGGCCGGGGCGTCGGTGATGAACGGCCACTCGACGACGCTGGAGGAGATCGGCTTCGTCGACCACCTGAACGGCGACGGCCACGACTGGGAGAACCTCGCCGGGCAGGTCTGGGAGATCGACGACGACGCGGAGCGCCACCAGTTCCGCCGCGAGGCACAGGCCGCCGACTACTTCCTCGGGAGCGTCAACGCCATCGCGGAGACGGGCGAGCTCGTCGCGGCCGACGCCTCGGGCAGCCGGGTCGGTGCGTACCCGTTCGCGGCCGGCAACCTGCTGCTCGTCTCGGGCGTGAACAAGATCGTGGACGACCTCGACGCCGCCCTCGACCGCGTCGAGGAGTTCGTCTTCCCGCTGGAGGACGCCCGTGCACAGGACGCCTACGGCGCTGGCTCGGTCGTCGCCAAGCAGCTCATCTACCGCCAGGAGAACGAGGCGGGCCGGACGACGGTCGTGCTCGTGCGCGACGACCTCGGCTACTGA
- a CDS encoding HAD-IIA family hydrolase translates to MTRRAAIVDLDGTVWRGEAVIPGAAAGIDALVDAGLAVQFVTNSTGVDRETFPETLDSMGIPGDVGGLSTAASATATYLAEHHPDADVYVVGSEVLYDEIRRAGLTVVSEPDPESRPTKREPADVVAAGKAYDIDFDLLTETLWAFDPGTLFVATNTDRTFPTEDGLKPGAGCTIGAIEGMTGRDPLVVGKPSEHMADAVTERLDVAPSDCLVVGDNLHTDILMGERAGMETALVLTGATRREEIGGSGVEPDHVIDSLGDVATIL, encoded by the coding sequence ATGACACGACGCGCGGCAATCGTCGACCTCGACGGGACCGTCTGGCGCGGCGAGGCGGTGATCCCGGGCGCGGCCGCGGGCATCGACGCCCTCGTCGACGCCGGGCTCGCCGTCCAGTTCGTCACGAACAGCACGGGTGTCGACCGCGAGACGTTCCCCGAGACGCTCGACTCGATGGGCATCCCGGGCGACGTGGGCGGGCTCTCGACCGCGGCCTCGGCGACGGCGACGTACCTCGCCGAGCACCACCCGGACGCCGACGTGTACGTCGTCGGCTCCGAGGTGCTCTACGACGAGATTCGGCGGGCGGGACTGACCGTCGTCTCCGAGCCGGACCCGGAATCGCGACCGACCAAGCGGGAGCCCGCGGACGTGGTCGCCGCCGGGAAGGCCTACGACATCGACTTCGACCTCCTCACCGAGACGCTCTGGGCGTTCGACCCGGGGACGCTGTTCGTCGCGACGAACACCGACCGGACGTTCCCCACGGAGGACGGACTGAAACCCGGTGCGGGCTGTACCATCGGGGCCATCGAGGGGATGACCGGGCGCGACCCGCTGGTCGTCGGCAAGCCGTCGGAGCACATGGCCGACGCCGTCACCGAACGCCTCGATGTCGCCCCCAGCGACTGTCTCGTCGTCGGGGACAACCTCCATACCGACATCCTGATGGGCGAACGCGCCGGGATGGAGACGGCGCTGGTGCTCACGGGTGCGACCCGACGCGAGGAGATCGGTGGCTCCGGCGTCGAGCCCGACCACGTCATCGACTCGCTCGGCGACGTGGCCACGATACTCTGA
- a CDS encoding cobalamin-binding protein has product MNVVTLLPSATEVVFALGVEPVGVSHECDYPPAAVDLPAVEYSRIDADASTAEIDRQVQEAEESGGVYGIDVELLDELDPDLVVTQGVCDVCAVDEVLVEDAVREIDANPEVLTTDPHSVGDVFDDVRSVGAALGREAEARDLVASLRERVEAVRDRAADCEPKRVAVLDWTDPAMVAGHWVPELVEWANCEYGMADPGDASTPREWADVRAYDPEGLVVAPCGYDLDQTRENLSDLTDRPGWGELTAVQDGDVWAIDGNHFLNRPGPRVVDSLEHLAGVLHREFETPSREVAAPLSELATAR; this is encoded by the coding sequence ATGAACGTCGTGACGCTGCTCCCCTCCGCAACGGAGGTCGTCTTCGCGCTCGGTGTGGAGCCCGTCGGGGTGTCCCACGAGTGCGACTACCCGCCCGCGGCCGTCGACCTGCCCGCCGTCGAGTACAGCCGCATCGACGCCGACGCCTCGACCGCCGAGATCGACCGGCAGGTGCAGGAAGCCGAGGAATCGGGCGGCGTCTACGGCATCGACGTCGAGCTGCTGGACGAGCTCGACCCGGACCTCGTCGTCACGCAGGGCGTCTGCGACGTCTGCGCCGTCGACGAGGTGCTCGTCGAGGACGCGGTTCGGGAGATCGACGCGAACCCCGAGGTGCTGACGACGGACCCCCACAGCGTCGGCGACGTGTTCGACGACGTGCGGTCGGTGGGCGCGGCGCTCGGCCGCGAGGCCGAGGCCCGCGACCTCGTCGCCTCCCTCCGCGAGCGCGTCGAGGCGGTCCGCGACCGCGCAGCCGACTGCGAGCCGAAACGAGTGGCGGTGCTCGACTGGACCGACCCCGCCATGGTCGCGGGTCACTGGGTGCCCGAGCTCGTCGAGTGGGCGAACTGCGAGTACGGCATGGCCGACCCCGGCGACGCCTCCACGCCGCGGGAGTGGGCCGACGTGCGCGCGTACGACCCCGAGGGACTGGTCGTCGCGCCCTGTGGCTACGACCTCGACCAGACCCGCGAGAACCTGTCGGACCTGACAGACCGGCCCGGCTGGGGGGAGCTGACGGCCGTCCAGGACGGCGACGTCTGGGCCATCGACGGCAACCACTTCCTGAACCGTCCCGGGCCGCGCGTCGTCGACTCGCTGGAGCACCTCGCGGGCGTGCTCCACAGGGAGTTCGAGACGCCGTCGCGCGAGGTGGCCGCGCCGCTGTCGGAGCTGGCGACGGCGCGCTGA
- a CDS encoding DUF7385 family protein produces MEDVDFDELVASLTLREENQSVKSYQNTVAVACPACEEPFDDLVVCKENPTSLNLSKQLDLCVGTVDDQAVIFTHKQ; encoded by the coding sequence ATGGAGGACGTGGACTTCGACGAGCTCGTGGCGTCGCTGACGCTGCGGGAGGAGAACCAGTCGGTGAAGAGCTACCAGAACACGGTCGCGGTCGCCTGTCCGGCCTGCGAGGAGCCGTTCGACGACCTCGTCGTCTGCAAGGAGAACCCGACGAGCCTGAACCTCTCGAAGCAGCTCGACCTCTGTGTCGGCACGGTCGACGACCAGGCGGTCATCTTCACGCACAAGCAGTAG